One Saccharopolyspora erythraea NRRL 2338 genomic region harbors:
- the glgP gene encoding alpha-glucan family phosphorylase, protein MRAVHRFTVRAHLPEALSALGTLATNLRWTWHPPTQDLFASVDPEVWSAVGGDPLRLLAEVPAGRLSRLARDEDFLARTRAVDDDLRRYLTVPRWYQQRQDEGGLLPDSVAYFSMEFGVAEALPNYSGGLGVLAGDHLKSASDLGVPLVGVGLLYRSGYFRQALSSEGWQVEHYPVLDPRALPLETVNDRAGSPVLVRVAMPEGRTLRARIWKAQVGRVPLLLLDTDLPENDDDLRGTTDRLYGGDADHRIRQEILAGVGGMRAVRAYCELSGHPQPAVFHTNEGHAGFLGLERVRELQDDHGLQFDEAVVAVRAGTVFTTHTPVPAGIDRFPVDLVRHYFGDGSPQALVPGVPTERVLALGAEENPGMFNMAHMGLRLAQRANGVSQLHGGVSRKMFRGLWPGFGTEEVPIGSVTNGVHGPTWSARELGKLLGESEMDSGAGLRGMEPVSDSLLWELRCSLRQRLVDEVRRRLRHAWRQRGASDLELGWCDSVFDPDVLTIGFARRVPTYKRLTLMLRDTELLRELLLDPERPVQVVVAGKSHPADEGGKVMIQKIVQFADQADVRHRIVFLPDYDMALARYLVSGCDVWLNNPVRPLEACGTSGMKAALNGGLNLSVRDGWWDEMFDGHNGWAIPDADGVTDPNRRDDLEAAALYELISTQVAPAFYERNTDGVPGKWMSMVRHTLATLGPRVQSSRMVREYVDHHYAPAARSAAAVAVQGYRGAKEIADYRSRLSAAWTWVRIHDTEMAVEDGGTPLLGGQVVVRAQVDLAGLDPSDVNVEVVVGRVDDSDELHDFVTEPMEPTAEGHYSATVTLPHAGPAGYTVRVLPKHPLLSGPAELGKVVLAGA, encoded by the coding sequence ATGCGAGCCGTCCACCGCTTCACCGTCCGCGCCCACCTCCCGGAGGCGCTGTCCGCGCTGGGCACCCTGGCCACCAACCTCCGCTGGACGTGGCATCCGCCGACGCAGGACCTGTTCGCGTCGGTCGACCCGGAGGTGTGGTCGGCGGTGGGCGGCGACCCGCTGCGGCTGCTGGCGGAGGTGCCCGCGGGGCGGCTCAGCAGGCTCGCCCGCGACGAGGACTTCCTGGCCCGCACCCGCGCCGTCGACGACGACCTGCGCCGCTACCTCACCGTCCCGCGCTGGTACCAGCAGCGCCAGGACGAGGGCGGGCTGCTGCCGGACTCGGTCGCCTACTTCTCCATGGAGTTCGGCGTCGCCGAGGCGCTGCCGAACTACTCGGGCGGGCTGGGCGTGCTGGCGGGCGACCACCTCAAGTCCGCATCGGACCTCGGGGTGCCGTTGGTCGGCGTCGGGCTGCTCTACCGGTCGGGCTACTTCCGCCAGGCGCTGTCCAGCGAAGGATGGCAGGTGGAGCACTACCCGGTTCTGGACCCTCGCGCGCTGCCGCTGGAGACGGTGAACGACCGTGCGGGCTCGCCGGTGCTTGTGCGGGTCGCGATGCCCGAGGGCCGCACGCTGCGCGCGCGGATCTGGAAGGCCCAGGTCGGACGGGTGCCGCTGCTGCTGCTCGACACCGACCTGCCGGAGAACGACGACGACCTGCGCGGCACCACCGACCGCCTCTACGGCGGCGACGCAGACCACCGCATCCGCCAGGAGATCCTGGCCGGGGTCGGCGGCATGCGCGCCGTGCGTGCCTACTGCGAGCTGTCCGGCCACCCGCAGCCCGCGGTCTTTCACACCAACGAGGGACACGCCGGGTTCCTCGGCCTGGAACGCGTGCGCGAGCTCCAGGACGACCACGGCCTGCAGTTCGACGAGGCCGTCGTCGCCGTCCGGGCGGGCACGGTGTTCACCACCCACACCCCGGTCCCGGCCGGGATCGACCGCTTCCCGGTCGACCTCGTGCGCCACTACTTCGGCGACGGATCGCCGCAGGCGCTGGTGCCGGGGGTGCCCACGGAACGCGTTCTGGCGCTGGGCGCCGAGGAGAACCCGGGCATGTTCAACATGGCCCACATGGGCCTGCGGCTCGCCCAGCGCGCCAACGGCGTCTCCCAGCTGCACGGCGGGGTGAGCCGCAAGATGTTCCGCGGCCTGTGGCCGGGGTTCGGGACCGAGGAGGTCCCGATCGGGTCGGTCACCAACGGCGTGCACGGACCGACCTGGTCGGCGCGCGAGCTGGGCAAGCTGCTCGGTGAGTCCGAAATGGACAGCGGGGCCGGGCTGCGCGGCATGGAACCGGTCAGCGACTCGCTGCTGTGGGAGCTGCGCTGCTCGCTGCGCCAGCGGCTGGTCGACGAGGTCCGCCGCAGGCTCCGCCACGCATGGCGGCAGCGCGGTGCCTCCGATCTCGAGCTGGGCTGGTGCGACTCGGTCTTCGACCCCGACGTGCTGACGATCGGCTTCGCCCGCCGGGTCCCGACCTACAAGCGGCTGACGCTGATGCTGCGCGACACCGAGCTGCTCCGGGAGCTGCTGCTCGACCCCGAGCGCCCGGTGCAGGTGGTCGTGGCGGGCAAGTCGCACCCCGCCGACGAGGGCGGCAAGGTGATGATCCAGAAGATCGTCCAGTTCGCCGACCAGGCCGACGTCCGCCACCGCATCGTGTTCCTGCCCGACTACGACATGGCGCTCGCCCGGTACCTGGTGTCCGGCTGCGACGTCTGGCTGAACAACCCGGTGCGCCCGCTGGAGGCGTGCGGAACGTCGGGTATGAAGGCCGCGCTCAACGGCGGCCTGAACCTCTCGGTGCGCGACGGCTGGTGGGACGAGATGTTCGACGGCCACAACGGGTGGGCGATCCCCGACGCCGACGGCGTCACCGACCCGAACCGCCGTGACGACCTTGAGGCCGCGGCGCTCTACGAACTGATCTCCACCCAGGTCGCACCGGCCTTCTACGAGCGCAACACCGACGGCGTGCCGGGCAAGTGGATGTCGATGGTGCGCCACACCCTCGCCACGCTCGGGCCGCGCGTGCAGTCGTCGCGGATGGTGCGGGAGTACGTCGACCACCACTACGCGCCCGCCGCGCGCTCGGCCGCCGCGGTCGCGGTGCAGGGCTACCGCGGGGCGAAGGAGATCGCCGACTACCGCAGCCGGCTCTCCGCGGCGTGGACCTGGGTGCGCATCCACGACACCGAGATGGCCGTCGAGGACGGCGGCACGCCGCTGCTGGGCGGTCAGGTGGTCGTGCGGGCGCAGGTCGACCTCGCGGGCCTGGACCCGTCGGACGTCAACGTCGAGGTCGTGGTCGGCAGGGTCGACGACTCCGACGAGCTGCACGACTTCGTCACCGAGCCGATGGAGCCGACGGCGGAGGGGCACTACTCGGCGACGGTGACCCTGCCGCACGCAGGGCCGGCGGGCTACACCGTGCGGGTGCTCCCGAAGCACCCGCTGCTGTCGGGCCCGGCTGAGCTCGGCAAGGTCGTGCTCGCGGGGGCGTGA
- a CDS encoding DUF3817 domain-containing protein → MPSSHGGWFRLVAVAEAVSWAALLLAMAAKYGLGQPLGVTVAGWVHGVVFTAYVVTCLVVFSPLRWRFRVLVLALVASVPPLASVWFERWARRRGLLERRESQEPTFWGRVGYALRTLN, encoded by the coding sequence GTGCCGAGTTCGCATGGCGGTTGGTTCCGGTTGGTCGCGGTCGCGGAGGCGGTGTCCTGGGCGGCGCTGCTGCTGGCGATGGCCGCGAAGTACGGCCTCGGGCAGCCGCTCGGCGTCACCGTCGCGGGCTGGGTGCACGGCGTGGTGTTCACCGCCTACGTGGTGACCTGCCTGGTCGTGTTCAGCCCGCTGCGGTGGAGGTTCCGGGTGCTGGTGCTCGCGCTGGTCGCGTCGGTGCCGCCGCTGGCGTCGGTGTGGTTCGAGCGCTGGGCCCGGCGGCGCGGTCTGCTGGAGCGGCGCGAGTCGCAGGAGCCGACGTTCTGGGGCCGTGTCGGCTACGCCCTGCGAACCCTGAACTGA
- a CDS encoding MTH1187 family thiamine-binding protein — protein MLLAFSVAPANSGDGVSEAVAAAVRVVRDSGLPYETTAMFTTIEGEWDEVMDVVKRATEAVSSRSPRTSLVIKADIRPGYTDQLRQKVERVNEHLEQD, from the coding sequence GTGCTGCTGGCATTCAGCGTGGCTCCGGCGAACTCGGGTGACGGCGTCAGCGAGGCGGTCGCCGCGGCGGTCCGGGTGGTGCGCGACTCGGGTCTGCCATATGAGACGACCGCGATGTTCACCACCATCGAGGGCGAGTGGGACGAGGTGATGGACGTCGTCAAGCGGGCCACCGAGGCGGTGTCCTCGCGTTCGCCGCGCACCAGCCTGGTGATCAAGGCCGACATCCGCCCCGGCTACACCGACCAGCTGCGGCAGAAGGTCGAGCGGGTCAACGAGCACCTCGAGCAGGACTGA
- a CDS encoding tetratricopeptide repeat protein has protein sequence MAGAVDLSALKSRADATARAGDQQPAAKGEAGAAPPAGGSVIDVTEATFQAEVVERSMQVPVVVDLWATWCGPCKQLSPMLERLAAEAGGSWVLAKIDVDANPRIAQLFQVQSVPMVIAIAGGQPVEAFAGAQPEPQIRQWINSLLDAMRDQLPGIREAEAAAGGAAPAEQEDPRFTAAEEALERGDYAAAESAYQQILESEPANEQAKAALAQVRFSARAESADPSAVERADAAPDDLDAQLAAADAEVAAQRVEEAFDRLVRTVKRTSGDDRNRVRQHLVEMFELFPDGDERVTAARRALASALF, from the coding sequence ATGGCGGGTGCAGTCGACCTGTCGGCCCTCAAGAGCAGGGCCGACGCCACCGCACGCGCCGGTGACCAGCAGCCCGCCGCCAAAGGCGAGGCGGGCGCGGCGCCCCCGGCGGGCGGTTCGGTCATCGACGTGACCGAGGCGACCTTCCAGGCCGAGGTCGTCGAGCGCTCCATGCAGGTGCCCGTCGTGGTGGACCTGTGGGCCACCTGGTGCGGGCCGTGCAAGCAGCTCTCCCCGATGCTGGAGCGGCTGGCGGCCGAGGCGGGCGGCAGCTGGGTGCTGGCCAAGATCGACGTCGACGCCAACCCCCGGATCGCGCAGCTGTTCCAGGTGCAGTCGGTGCCGATGGTGATCGCCATCGCGGGTGGCCAGCCGGTCGAGGCCTTCGCGGGGGCGCAGCCGGAGCCGCAGATCCGGCAGTGGATCAACTCGCTGCTGGACGCCATGCGCGACCAGCTCCCCGGTATCCGGGAGGCCGAGGCCGCCGCGGGCGGTGCCGCCCCGGCCGAGCAGGAGGACCCCCGGTTCACCGCGGCCGAGGAGGCGCTCGAGCGCGGCGACTACGCGGCGGCCGAGTCGGCCTACCAGCAGATCCTCGAATCCGAGCCGGCCAACGAGCAGGCCAAGGCCGCGCTGGCGCAGGTGCGCTTCAGCGCCCGCGCCGAGAGCGCCGACCCGTCGGCGGTCGAGCGCGCCGACGCCGCGCCGGACGACCTCGACGCCCAGTTGGCCGCCGCCGACGCCGAGGTCGCGGCCCAGCGGGTCGAGGAGGCCTTCGACCGGCTGGTGCGCACCGTCAAGCGCACCTCGGGCGACGACCGCAACCGCGTCCGCCAGCACCTGGTGGAGATGTTCGAGCTGTTCCCCGACGGCGACGAGCGCGTGACCGCCGCCCGCCGCGCACTGGCCAGCGCCCTGTTCTGA
- a CDS encoding neutral zinc metallopeptidase, with translation MITCAALVAGCSQAVSGTPTTPGGFATDTVAGLPAANGPSGPKAGAPESSLPVEGTDNGEMDKLARNAVADVDEFWAEEFPKAFGGKKFDPVKRLVSYDSEGPGATVCGENTAGLVNAFYCPTDDLIAWDRAGLLPQLESSFGSMSVVAVIAHEMGHAIQHRAGIVSANDPTIVLEQQADCFTGAFFRHVAEDESQYFEVSTGEGLNQVMGVLSSIRDPIGSDFKDTSAHGSSFDRVTAFQYGFSDGAKRCADMDAADVKQRTTQFEFWKQGQESDLPISQENIDVVEKSLQEVFKDTGAEPPSITTSQTACSGVEATTPAAYCPDTNTVSLNLEELRKIGTPPAQDEAATGYGDFAAYAQVASRYALSVQKAAGLSLDDEAAGLRTACLVGSWSGLLIEDPIGQRNPVGKLRVAPGDIDEGVAALLGEDSLIAANVNGEQVPAGFARVEAFRVGFQEGFAPCSAKYGG, from the coding sequence GTGATCACGTGCGCCGCGCTGGTCGCCGGATGCTCGCAGGCGGTCAGCGGCACCCCGACCACTCCCGGCGGGTTCGCCACCGACACGGTGGCCGGACTGCCCGCCGCCAACGGACCCAGCGGCCCGAAGGCGGGCGCGCCGGAGTCGAGCCTGCCGGTCGAGGGCACCGACAACGGCGAGATGGACAAGCTCGCCCGCAACGCCGTCGCCGACGTCGACGAGTTCTGGGCCGAGGAGTTCCCGAAGGCCTTCGGCGGCAAGAAGTTCGACCCCGTCAAGCGACTGGTCTCCTACGACTCGGAGGGGCCCGGCGCCACCGTGTGCGGTGAGAACACCGCCGGTCTGGTCAACGCCTTCTACTGCCCCACCGACGACCTGATCGCGTGGGACCGCGCCGGGCTGCTTCCGCAGCTCGAAAGCAGCTTCGGCTCGATGTCGGTGGTCGCGGTCATCGCGCACGAGATGGGCCACGCCATCCAGCACCGGGCGGGCATCGTCTCGGCGAACGACCCGACGATCGTGCTGGAGCAGCAGGCGGACTGCTTCACCGGCGCGTTCTTCCGGCACGTCGCCGAGGACGAGTCCCAGTACTTCGAGGTCTCCACCGGTGAGGGCCTCAACCAGGTGATGGGCGTGCTCAGCTCGATCCGCGACCCGATCGGCAGCGACTTCAAGGACACCAGCGCGCACGGCAGCTCGTTCGACCGGGTCACCGCCTTCCAGTACGGCTTCTCCGACGGCGCGAAGCGCTGCGCCGACATGGACGCCGCCGACGTCAAGCAGCGGACCACCCAGTTCGAGTTCTGGAAGCAGGGCCAGGAGTCCGACCTGCCCATCTCGCAGGAGAACATCGACGTCGTCGAGAAGAGCCTGCAGGAGGTCTTCAAGGACACCGGCGCCGAGCCGCCGTCGATCACCACGAGCCAGACCGCGTGCAGCGGTGTCGAGGCGACGACCCCCGCGGCCTACTGCCCGGACACCAACACGGTGTCGCTGAACCTGGAGGAACTGCGCAAGATCGGCACGCCGCCGGCGCAGGACGAGGCCGCCACCGGTTACGGCGACTTCGCCGCCTACGCCCAGGTCGCGTCCAGGTACGCGCTGTCGGTGCAGAAGGCCGCCGGGCTCTCGCTCGACGACGAGGCCGCGGGCCTGCGCACCGCCTGCCTGGTCGGGTCGTGGAGCGGGTTGCTGATCGAGGACCCGATCGGCCAGCGCAACCCGGTCGGCAAGCTGCGGGTCGCCCCCGGCGACATCGACGAGGGCGTGGCCGCGCTGCTCGGCGAGGACAGCCTGATCGCGGCGAACGTCAACGGCGAGCAGGTGCCCGCGGGCTTCGCCCGGGTGGAGGCGTTCCGGGTCGGCTTCCAGGAGGGCTTCGCCCCCTGCAGCGCCAAGTACGGCGGCTGA
- a CDS encoding TetR/AcrR family transcriptional regulator yields MPKLVDHDQRRAELTRVVWQVIARDGIEGATVRKVAEEAGVSVGGLRHYFDSQRGLLRFAAQEMGKHVAARVADHLRAELPGQERAQRVLEELLPLDADRRREADVWLAFLVRSCVDDSLAEMCRASWGGERHLCRIAVACCRGVRPPEAVGEQLPDPALEQRSARLHVFVDGLTLQAAVFPGELAVERTRELVRDELAAIAAGAEDSGASADSGGSADLGGSAGSFGGSADFRGSTGAFRGPAGTSGDSAETLGGSAETFGGSAESFS; encoded by the coding sequence GTGCCGAAGCTCGTCGACCACGACCAGCGGCGGGCGGAGCTCACCCGCGTCGTCTGGCAGGTCATCGCCCGCGACGGCATCGAGGGCGCCACGGTGCGCAAGGTCGCGGAGGAAGCGGGTGTTTCCGTCGGCGGCCTGCGGCACTACTTCGACAGCCAGCGCGGCTTGCTGAGGTTCGCGGCGCAGGAGATGGGCAAACACGTGGCGGCCCGCGTCGCTGACCACCTGCGGGCGGAGTTGCCCGGGCAGGAGCGCGCGCAACGGGTGCTCGAGGAACTGCTTCCGCTGGATGCGGACCGGCGTCGCGAGGCGGACGTGTGGCTGGCCTTCCTGGTGCGCAGTTGCGTCGACGACTCGCTCGCGGAGATGTGCCGGGCGAGCTGGGGCGGTGAGCGTCACCTCTGCCGCATCGCCGTCGCGTGCTGTCGTGGTGTGCGCCCGCCCGAAGCGGTCGGCGAGCAGCTACCGGACCCCGCCCTGGAGCAGCGGTCTGCGCGCCTGCATGTGTTCGTGGACGGCCTGACGCTCCAGGCGGCGGTGTTCCCCGGGGAGCTCGCGGTGGAGCGGACCCGCGAACTCGTGCGGGACGAGCTGGCGGCGATCGCGGCCGGGGCGGAGGATTCCGGCGCTTCGGCGGATTCCGGCGGGTCGGCGGACCTAGGTGGTTCGGCGGGAAGCTTTGGTGGGTCGGCGGACTTCCGCGGGTCGACGGGGGCTTTCCGTGGTCCGGCGGGGACCTCTGGTGATTCGGCGGAAACTTTGGGCGGTTCGGCGGAAACTTTCGGCGGTTCGGCGGAAAGCTTCAGCTGA
- the cutA gene encoding divalent-cation tolerance protein CutA, producing MADHVQVVTTVDSEQAAAELARGVVEAHLGACVQVVPIRSFYVWEGAAQDDPEWQLQIKTSATRMEALVEHIKARHSYDVPEIIATPIITGNADYLAWVDQETRPAV from the coding sequence ATGGCTGACCACGTGCAGGTCGTGACAACCGTCGATTCCGAGCAGGCCGCCGCGGAACTGGCGCGCGGGGTGGTCGAGGCCCACCTCGGCGCGTGCGTCCAGGTGGTGCCGATCCGCAGCTTCTACGTGTGGGAGGGCGCCGCCCAGGACGACCCCGAATGGCAGTTGCAGATCAAGACCTCGGCCACCCGGATGGAGGCGCTGGTCGAGCACATCAAGGCCCGGCACTCCTACGACGTGCCGGAGATCATCGCCACCCCGATTATCACGGGCAACGCCGACTACCTGGCGTGGGTCGACCAGGAGACCCGCCCGGCGGTGTGA
- a CDS encoding peptidase — protein sequence MGARRFLAALIAPVAALGACATPPAQAPSVAVRAVDPSFVHGTDGGETDRLAATVVTDVQEYWKAQYPATFGGPWRPVDGGFFSVDTANTSAAAPPCSGDAADVEGNAYYCATVDAVAWDRTALLPVLREHYGEAAVVVVLAHELGHAVQQRSGAGTDDPRRTEAMADCYAGSFVRWAADGRAPHLRVRPDQLDGAMRALTVFRDPVGGGQAADPHGSAFDRVAAFQDGYRGGPGRCAQPSPALPAKAPEEPNRPVPEVLAAPDVRDYFTGLVSRRGARWSAPPVVDDPGSRCGETAVEYCTDPARVAVDEPALAALDHDIGDQAITTLVASRYAVAALDALGLPAHGVEGGRRVSCLAGAYTGRAALSPGDLDEAVEVLLAGNGVSRDVDGVNALTGFDRFLSFRGGALGGPGACGLR from the coding sequence GTGGGTGCACGGCGGTTCTTGGCGGCGCTGATCGCGCCGGTGGCTGCGCTGGGCGCGTGTGCGACGCCTCCCGCGCAGGCTCCGAGCGTGGCGGTCCGGGCCGTCGATCCGTCCTTCGTGCACGGAACCGACGGCGGCGAGACCGACCGGCTCGCGGCCACCGTCGTCACCGACGTGCAGGAGTACTGGAAGGCGCAGTACCCGGCGACCTTCGGCGGGCCGTGGCGGCCGGTCGACGGCGGCTTCTTCTCGGTCGACACCGCGAACACGAGCGCCGCCGCGCCGCCGTGCTCGGGCGATGCCGCCGACGTCGAGGGCAACGCCTACTACTGCGCGACCGTCGACGCCGTCGCCTGGGACCGCACCGCGCTGCTGCCGGTGCTGCGCGAGCACTACGGGGAGGCCGCCGTCGTGGTCGTGCTCGCCCACGAGCTCGGCCACGCCGTGCAGCAGCGCTCCGGCGCGGGCACCGACGACCCGCGGCGCACCGAGGCGATGGCCGACTGCTACGCCGGTTCGTTCGTCCGGTGGGCGGCCGACGGGCGCGCCCCGCACCTGCGCGTGCGGCCGGACCAGCTCGACGGCGCGATGCGCGCGCTCACCGTCTTCCGCGACCCGGTCGGCGGCGGGCAGGCCGCCGACCCGCACGGAAGCGCCTTCGACCGGGTCGCCGCGTTCCAGGACGGCTACCGCGGAGGTCCCGGGCGCTGCGCGCAGCCGAGCCCCGCGCTGCCCGCGAAGGCGCCGGAGGAACCGAACCGGCCGGTGCCCGAGGTGCTGGCCGCGCCGGACGTCCGCGACTACTTCACCGGGCTGGTGAGCCGCCGCGGCGCGCGGTGGTCGGCTCCCCCGGTCGTCGACGACCCGGGCTCGCGATGCGGGGAGACGGCCGTGGAGTACTGCACCGACCCCGCGCGGGTGGCCGTCGACGAACCCGCGCTGGCCGCGCTCGACCACGACATCGGTGACCAGGCGATCACCACGCTCGTCGCGTCCCGGTACGCCGTCGCCGCGCTCGACGCCCTGGGCCTGCCCGCGCACGGCGTGGAAGGCGGGCGCCGCGTCTCCTGCCTGGCGGGCGCCTACACCGGCCGGGCCGCGCTGTCCCCCGGCGACCTCGACGAGGCGGTCGAGGTGCTGCTCGCGGGCAACGGCGTCTCGCGCGACGTCGACGGCGTCAACGCGCTCACCGGCTTCGACCGGTTCCTCTCCTTCCGCGGAGGCGCGCTCGGCGGTCCGGGCGCCTGCGGTCTGCGCTGA
- a CDS encoding MarR family winged helix-turn-helix transcriptional regulator: protein MSTRSPLPFDPIARAAELWAERVGPSTTMAAVTSVMRVQQILQSAVDTALRPHNLTFARYEALVLLSFSRRGSLPMRVMGDRLQLHPTSVTNIVDRLEQDDLVRRVPHPTDRRTTLVEITDEGRDLVKRATESVTEIDFGLRGVTERQTQQLTELLGRVRHAAGDF from the coding sequence ATGAGCACTCGTAGTCCGCTGCCCTTCGACCCCATCGCCCGCGCGGCGGAGCTCTGGGCCGAGCGGGTCGGCCCGTCCACGACGATGGCCGCCGTCACCAGCGTGATGCGAGTCCAGCAGATCCTGCAGTCCGCGGTGGACACCGCGCTGCGCCCGCACAACCTGACCTTCGCCCGCTACGAGGCGCTGGTGCTGCTGAGCTTCTCTCGCCGGGGCAGCCTGCCGATGCGGGTGATGGGCGACCGCCTCCAGCTGCACCCGACCAGCGTCACCAACATCGTCGACCGGCTGGAGCAGGACGACCTGGTCCGGCGGGTGCCGCATCCGACCGACCGCCGCACGACCCTGGTGGAGATCACCGACGAGGGGCGCGACCTGGTCAAGCGGGCCACCGAGTCGGTGACCGAGATCGACTTCGGCCTGCGCGGGGTCACCGAGCGCCAGACCCAGCAGCTCACCGAGCTGCTCGGCAGGGTCCGGCACGCCGCGGGCGACTTCTGA
- a CDS encoding tetratricopeptide repeat protein, translating into MRRLLELPGLQGLRRFVRPWMVIAVAGLLAVGVVEVVAGSGPAGYLLGALGALVGVILLPMATQLGLLAGSFVFGLRVRHIVFGAMRALGSWTVGRVTITLRALPVTIGSEIGPWRKPVILRCWLAGLVSALTGIGIVVVSWLLADGPFGRGFVLAATPLMLYKLWPRRVPLATSTGWLLFGLPRMPEPKRTEFCAGPMAARAYEALREGDLDRAQAVTDELTAEHPELNTTVSCRVSMHEARGEYAQAVMMLLQHISAADIPPREMSYTLAGMAGLGFAAVEAGQLPADDLLPLSKKALDDAVKLGFPPFDLSGTRGLLALVEGDVDEAARLAAVGSDHNTSPLARADCYATLARAHMAQHDNAAAREALTKAEELAAWWPRVRETRARLQVS; encoded by the coding sequence GTGCGAAGGCTGCTAGAGCTCCCTGGACTGCAAGGGCTCCGCCGGTTCGTCCGGCCGTGGATGGTCATCGCCGTCGCGGGGTTGCTCGCGGTCGGCGTCGTCGAGGTGGTCGCGGGCAGCGGCCCGGCCGGGTACCTGCTCGGTGCCTTGGGGGCGCTGGTCGGGGTGATCCTGCTACCTATGGCCACCCAGCTCGGGTTGCTCGCCGGCTCGTTCGTCTTCGGACTGCGAGTGCGGCACATCGTGTTCGGGGCGATGCGGGCGCTGGGTTCCTGGACGGTCGGCAGGGTCACGATCACGCTCCGCGCGCTGCCGGTGACCATCGGCTCCGAGATCGGTCCGTGGCGCAAGCCGGTGATCCTGCGCTGCTGGCTTGCCGGTTTGGTGTCCGCCCTCACCGGAATCGGCATCGTCGTGGTGTCGTGGCTGCTGGCCGACGGGCCTTTCGGGCGCGGGTTCGTGCTCGCCGCGACACCGCTGATGCTCTACAAGCTGTGGCCTCGGCGCGTTCCGCTGGCCACCTCGACCGGCTGGTTGCTGTTCGGGCTGCCCCGCATGCCGGAACCCAAGCGGACCGAGTTCTGCGCCGGGCCGATGGCCGCCCGTGCATACGAGGCGTTGCGCGAGGGCGACCTCGATCGGGCCCAAGCTGTCACCGACGAACTCACCGCCGAGCACCCCGAACTGAACACGACGGTGTCGTGCCGGGTCTCGATGCATGAGGCGCGCGGCGAGTACGCGCAGGCCGTGATGATGCTGCTCCAGCACATCTCCGCCGCCGACATCCCGCCGCGCGAGATGTCGTACACGCTGGCGGGTATGGCCGGCCTCGGCTTCGCCGCCGTGGAGGCCGGGCAGTTGCCCGCCGACGACCTGCTCCCCCTGTCGAAGAAGGCGCTCGACGACGCCGTGAAGCTCGGGTTCCCGCCGTTCGACCTCAGCGGCACGCGGGGACTGCTGGCACTCGTGGAGGGCGACGTGGACGAAGCCGCGCGGCTGGCGGCCGTCGGCTCTGACCACAACACCTCGCCGCTGGCCCGCGCCGACTGCTACGCGACGCTGGCCCGCGCCCACATGGCCCAGCACGACAACGCCGCGGCACGCGAAGCGCTCACCAAGGCCGAGGAACTCGCCGCGTGGTGGCCCCGCGTCCGCGAGACGCGCGCACGCCTCCAGGTCAGCTGA
- a CDS encoding CPBP family intramembrane glutamic endopeptidase has product MSLRLAGGGEPAHTILKLALLLGVPATMFWLLRRHHRLRRSHDGLHPSREGLRRRHDAPQPDHRKSEPRTSTEPRHRFGPLIPVAAWFAISSVGPFATPPSDYGRTVDPVTLLVTIAVVFAVNAVLEEVFYRRWLQSSCEALLGRWPAIVLASLLWASWHIGIQGTGPLPDDLASVLVNQGVQGLFLGYLYSKHRRMWPILTVHGLTNSAPILLGLL; this is encoded by the coding sequence GTGTCGCTGCGACTCGCCGGCGGCGGCGAGCCGGCGCACACGATCCTCAAGCTGGCCCTGCTCCTCGGCGTCCCGGCCACGATGTTCTGGCTCCTGCGCAGGCACCACCGCCTGCGCCGCAGCCACGACGGGCTACACCCCTCGCGCGAGGGGCTGCGCCGCAGACACGACGCCCCGCAGCCCGACCACCGCAAGAGCGAGCCCAGGACCTCCACCGAACCCCGGCACCGCTTCGGCCCGTTGATCCCCGTCGCCGCCTGGTTCGCGATCAGCTCCGTCGGCCCGTTCGCCACGCCGCCCAGCGACTACGGGCGCACGGTCGACCCCGTCACGCTGCTGGTCACCATCGCCGTCGTGTTCGCTGTGAACGCCGTCCTCGAAGAGGTCTTCTACCGGCGCTGGCTGCAGTCCTCCTGCGAGGCACTCCTGGGCCGGTGGCCCGCGATCGTGCTCGCGTCACTGCTCTGGGCTTCGTGGCACATCGGCATCCAGGGCACCGGCCCCCTGCCGGACGACCTCGCCTCGGTGCTGGTCAACCAGGGCGTCCAAGGCCTCTTCCTCGGCTACCTCTACAGCAAGCACCGCCGGATGTGGCCGATCCTCACCGTCCACGGCCTGACCAACTCCGCCCCGATCCTGCTGGGCCTGCTCTGA